AGTCCTGATCTAAACACCTTGTTATCTGTAATGATGACTGGTTGCTCCCTTGGTCATCTTGTGTCAGAAGCTGCTTCCTTAACAGCAAAAATAGGATAAGCACGAATGCTTACCCTATTCCTTCGACCTGTTCAGTTATCGCTTGCCCGGTTACAGCACGGAAGGTGCAACCTTCAGCGTAGCCAGGTTCTGGAGCTGGGGCATTCCGATCCGGAAGCTGCCCCGCGTCTCTATTCCGCCCATCCCCTGATTGCCGCTGATCGTATGGCTCAGTACATCGCTTAAGTTCACCGTATCCCGGATGGAGGTAAAAGAGGCCTTGGCCGCGATATACACCGGGTCCAGAGCATGAATGAGTATTCTGCCCGGGGAGCTGGCGAAATTGGCACCATTGCCCAGAAGAGCCTCAAAGTGCGACTGGCAGGCTCCGGCTACGATCGTCAAGGCATCGAAATTTCGCTCATATTCACGGGCCACCCGGATCGCTGCCACAAAATTCTGTGAATTCTTATAACTGCTCAGACTGTACAGATCATAATTCTGCTGTTGCTTAAGTACTCCATCATGGCCGGTAATCACTACGATATCAGGACGCACTCGGGGCAGCAGACGGTACAGCGTCTCCGCCATTTTGGATTCGTTGACGTGATGTCCCTCCGCCGGTATACGCAGCTGCTCGTAGAGGCTCAGGCTCTTCTTCAGATAGAGCGCATCCCCGTCCAAATGCAGGACCTTGCCCGGCACTTCAAAGTAAGCCGCCTCCTTCGGAGATGGGCCCCAGGTCCCCGTAGACCCCGATACGCTCTCACCGCTCCGCTGGCTCTGGATCTGCCGGTCTTTACGAAGCCAGCTTAGTGATTCTGTTGCCTTGATCTGCGCACGCGCTCCCCGCTCGGTAACCCGTGTAGGAGGCACCTGAACCAGATCCTCCAGCGGGGAATCCGCCAGAAGACGAAACTCCGTGCCTTTAATGACTGCTCTATTCTGCAATATATTGTCTACCCGGAAGGTCACATCGCCGCCATAGGATTTACGAATGACCAAGTCTCCTAGATTCATTACAACACCACCTCTACCCCATGTTATGGGCAAAGGCCCCGGTTGGTTCATCCACCGGGAGGGTTTTCTGTATTCTATGCGATACCTGCGGCCAGAAGAACCGCACTGAGCCGCGCATACTCTTCAATGCTAAGCGTCTCGCCGCGCCGCGACGGTTCAATTCCGGCTTCGGAGAGCAGCGCCTCCAGGCGCTCCCTCCCTTCTTCCGGAAAGTAGCGGGCCTTAAGATTATTTGCAATCGTCTTGCGCCGCTGGGTGAAGGAGGCCTGAACCACATCAAAGAAATGCTTCTCGTCCGCTACCTCTACCGGTGGACGTTCTCTGACCTTCAGCCGGATCACAGCCGATTCCACATTCGGCTGCGGGATGAAGACCGTACGCGGCACCATGCAGACCAGCTCAGGCTCGCTGTAATACTGGACGGCAATACTCAGGCTGCCGTACTCCTTGCCGCCTGGAGACGCCGCCATACGCTCAGCAACCTCCTTCTGGATCATGACTACGATATTATCCAGCGGCAGCTTCTCCTCCAGCAGCTTCATCAGGATGGGAGTAGTCACATAATACGGCAGGTTAGCTACGACGCTAACCCGGTCCCTGCCCGCGAAATCCTCAGCGAACAGCTCCTGCAGATTCACCTTCAGCACATCGTCGTTACGGATCTTCACATGGGAATATGGCGACAGGACATCTCTAAGAATCGGAATCAGCCTGCGGTCAATCTCTACCGCAGTGACAGCCCCGGCTGTCATCGCCAGCCGTTCCGTCAGTGCTCCGATCCCCGGCCCAATCTCAAGCGCACCGGCTGTGCTGTCCAGTCCGGCGGCATCCACGATTTTATCCAGAATATTCTGATCAATCAGAAAGTTCTGGCCCAGGCTTTTTTTGAAGGAGAATCCGTAACGCTGAATTATCGCTTTGGTTCTTGTTGGGGACGAGATATTCTCGATACCGCTCATGAAGTAATGCCTCCCTGATCAATTTGGGCGAGGGCCTGCGCGAATTCTTCGCGGGTAATGCCGAACATCGCCAGACGTTTGTACAGCTGCTTGCCATTGCAATAACCGATACCGAGCAGATTGCCAAGCTGCATTCTGCGCTCAGCCGCCCGGGGATGCACCATCAGCCCTGCGTCCATGAGTTCATCCAGCCCGATGATAGCCGGTGCCCCCTCGAAGGAGGTATGTACATGCTCCAGCGCATGGCGGATAGCCTCAGGCGAAGCATTCTCTATTCCGATATCCCCCTTGCGGGTAGCATCCTTCTCCGGGATGAAGGCATGCTTGCAGCCCGGCACCTTGGCCGCGACGATTTTGCGGATTCGCTCTCCGGCATGATCCGGGTCGGTAAGAATGATAACACCCCGGCGCTCCATGGCCAGCCTGATCTTGGCAATGACCCTGCTATCCACTGCCGAACCCCCGGTTTCAATCGTATCGGCCTCAACCGCCCGCTTAACGGCAACGGTATCACTTTTCCCTTCAACCACAATTAGCTCTTTAATCATAAATAATTTTACTCCTTACTCCAGAACGCAAAAAGAAGAGGATTCGCTCCCCTTCTTTTTGGCTAAAGAATGTATAAGTGATGAGCGGCAGCTCTCTAAAATTTCGTAAGTGCTTCCCTCACTATATCGTATTAACCGCTAATTTGCAAAAGACATTACGTTTAGTTCAGCTCCGGCTTCACAGGTCCGATCACATAAAGTGTGCGCGACTTGCGGCCGAAATTACGGGCATGGCTCAGCGAATCGTAATAGACATCCACCTTGTTGCCTTTGATGGCACCGCCGGTATCCTCTGCTCGGCGAAACCCTAATCCTTCAATGTACACCCACCAGCCAATTGGTATAACACTGGGATCTACAGCTATCGTGCGGCCTTCCGTTACGCGTGTACCGGAGGCAGTACGTGTTCCAATACCCGGTTCCTGCGACGAATACGCGGTCATGGATACGTTTTTGATCATTCTTTTATACTCGAAATCCACACCAGCCTTACTGGTAACATTGCTGGCCTTTGCGCTGGCTTTAGATGACTTGGAGGTTGTTACAGGTTTGGAGACTTTGGCAGTAACTACGACGGGCTTAGGAAGCGGCTTGGTACCAATGGCAATGACTTTGTCCTTGGTAACCGTCTGTACTTCCTTGCCGATCATGCGCATGGATGCCAGCTCGCCATCTTGATAGATCTTCTCGATGTGCTGAATCATTACGCCAGGCTTACCTGCCTGTGCCACTCTTACGGTTCCCTTGGTCAATGAGGGGTCTGCTGTCTTAATGACCCGGAAAGGCAAATTAGTTGTCCGTTGGACCACATGCTTGTTAATCCGGACAATTTTGATTTCCATGTCTGCAGATACTGCGGTGTCTAGCGAAGGGTAAATCTTGTCTAAGCCTTCCAGGCTGTAGCCCAGCTTGCCGATGGCCTGACCAATGGTATCCTCGGTCGTAAATAACGTCTCGGTCTTTCCGTCTACGGTAAGAGCGAACTTTTGCGCAGTGTTAATCACGATACGGTCGCCGTCTTTTATTTCATCACTAAGGCCAATAGATAATTCATCATGCGCCTGCAGCGTAATCTGTTCCTTAGCCAGCACATCACTGAACAGCGTTTCCCGCGTCTCCAGTGTCTGTACCTGTCCGTCTATTACTAGGGTAATTTCTTTTTTGCTCAGACCGTGTACGTACAGCAGTATTAACAGTGCGATAACAATCGATGCCACACCGGCAAGTAAAACTACGCGGGGATTTACTTGCTTCAACCGTAATGCGAAAGACCTGCTGGATGATTGCGAATCATGGGATACCTCTGGTTGGAATACGCCCACTCTTTCCATCCTCCTTACATAGCCCCGTCGTCCAAGTTATATCAAGGTAGACTGTATCATTTCTGACGAAACTAGGTTTGAGTTTGCAACAGGATACGCCCGCACTTGCTTCAGCGTTTCCTGCTCATGGATCGCCTGCTCGGCATAGGTACTCCGGAGATCTGTTATATAACAGTATGCCGGGAGCATCCTCATTATTCAAAACAAAAGAAGCCTAAAAAAGAGTTCATAGAGGACTCTTTCGTGGCTTCCCGGTGTCGAATACGTCGGAATGCTTATGCACGAGGTTTCCTCTCTTACTTGCGCTTACGGGGTTAGCTGTCGGGTTCGGACATAAGAGAGACGCCCTATCTCAGGTCACCCGCTCACGGCGGTTGCCCTCAAATTCACCCCAAGACCACGTAAAGAAATCAAATAATGCCTGCGGCAATTCTGCGTTAGTACTCTTGTACGTTCATGCGGCAGAGCATTATTGGTTCCCCCATTCTCCACTTCCGGAGACTCAGCGAGACGATCCATGAAATTAGTGACTGTCACAGTTACAACAGCTCACTGCACTGAAAAGATGATATCCTGTTTTGATACATGTTGTAAAGGACGATTCAACCACGTTTACGTAAAAAAATGATTAAAATATTGTAATAATCGGCCGTTTTTCCGTTATAAAAGTTTAATATATCCGCTATACTTCATTTTTCACCGCTTTTACTCCCGTTTTCATAGTATTCCAAATCGTTCCAGTGCGTTCGCATACGTAATTTCCGCCAATTCCTGTAATTCAATCCCTTTTATTGCCGCGGCCGCCTCCGCTACCAGTCTCACATGAGCAGTCTCATTTCGCTTGCCCCGGAAGGGGTGCGGAGTCAGATATGGGGAGTCGGTTTCGATCAGCAGCCGGTCCAGCGGAGTCTGGGCAAGCACCTCTTTGGGCACACGTGCATTCTTGAACGTAATCGGTCCTCCAAAAGAAAGATGGAAGCCCAAATCAAGACACATTTTGGCACTTTCCCAGCTGCCGGAGAAGGAGTGCATTACGCCGCCAACCTCGCCTGCCTTCTCCTCTCGTAGGATGCGGATCACATCTTCATGAGCATCGCGGTTATGAATACAGATTGGCATCTTCAGCTCACGGGCCAGCCCGATCTGCTTGCGGAATACTTCATGCTGCACATCCTTAGGGGAGGTGTCCCAATAGTAATCCAGTCCAATCTCACCGATGGCAACCACCTTGGGATGAGTGCACAGGGAGGCGATCCATTCCAGATCTCCGTCCTTCATCGTGATGGCATCCTGAGGATGCCAGCCAACAGCTGCATAAATATAATCATATTTCTCGGCAAGCTGCATGGTCGTCGGTATCGTGTCCCGGTTAAAGCCGATGTTGATCATCTTACTGACGCCAGCTTCCAGTGCCCTGGCAATGACCTCTTCGCGGTCTTCGTCGAATTGTGGAGCGTCCAGATGGGTATGGGTGTCGAATAACTGCATTACATTACATCCTTTCGGCCTGTTATTGTATCTATAATTCCAAGCTTGATCGGTTATTTGGCAAAAATCTCTGCGATGGACGCCGGCAGCTGTGGAAGGGCTTTCTGCAGCCTATCCTGCGGAAAATACAGATGGTGTCTGCCGCGGTGAATACCGCTGATGGAGCGGACAATATCCGAGACCTCGGAGATTTCCCTCAGCCGCTCATGCTTGTCCAGAAGCAGGATCTGCTTGCTGTCAAAGCCGTCTCCCGGACGGAATACGTCATAAGGAAGATCGGTGGGATAATCAATTTCCAGGTCATAATCGGGCCGGAGTCCCGCACCGGCAAAGCTGCGGCGGATTTCGCCAATTGTGTCTGCATCGAGATGCTCCATCTCTACATATTTATACAGTTTACGATGGATAAACCGGCTGCACAAGTCGCTCAGGATCTCATCCTCCTCCAGCGTCCACTGCATGAAGGCAGTCTGCATCAAGGCTTCATCCAGCAGCAAATACTGCCCGACCGTTACCTCTCCGCTGAACAGATCACTTAAAGGCTCGATCATGAAACGGAAGGCATGCTGCTGCTGCACCAGTTCCTTGGCCCGGCGGAGAATCTGTCTGAGAATAATCTCTGAGCTGCGGGTTACCGGATGGAAATAGACCTGCCAGTACATCTGATACCGCGACATCAGGTAATCCTCAATCGCATGCATCCCCGATTCCTTCACAACCACCCGGCCGTCATAAGGACGCAGCATCCGCAGAATCCGGTCGATGTCGATGGTTCCATAATTCACCCCTGTATAATAGGCATCCCGCAGCAGATAATCCATCCGGTCAGCATCAAGCGGTCCCGACACCAAATTGACAACAATTTCATGCTCATAGGTTTTAGAGATGACCGAGGCCACTTTACCGGGGAAATCTTCAGCCACATCACGCAGAATAGCAGTGATCTCTGTATCCTCCAGAATGATACGGCAGGTCCAGTCTTCATGATCCATTTCGAAAGCTTCTTCTATAGAATGTGAAAAGGGGCCATGCCCCAAATCATGCAGCAGTGCCGCACATAGGGTAAGCAGTCTCTCCTCCGGCATCCAGTCCTTGTAGCCGCTCCGTTCAAACTGGGAGATAATCCTCCGCGTAATCTCATATACCCCCAAAGAATGGGAGAACCGGCTGTGTTCCGCCCCATGAAAGGTCAAATAGGAGGTGCCCAGCTGCCGGATGCGCCGCAGACGCTGGAACTCCATAGTATTGATCAGTCTCCAGATAATAGTGTCCTGTACGTGGATATAATTGTGAACCGGGTCCTTAAATACCTTCTCTTCTGACAGCGGTTGCTTCATGAAATCATCTCCTTTTCTTGTTTTATATACTATATTGTCGCTATTTGTCGAATAATAGCGATTTATACACTGCCAAATCGACAACATCTTCATAAGCTATTTTAGAGTGATTTCCCCGGTCAAACGCGGAATAAATGTAGTCTCAAAAGATTCCTTAAAATTAGCCTGAAAAAAGGTTGACTGTTTTGGGAATGGTTGGTATTATAAATATCATAAAACAGTGAAGAATGTCGAATAATGACGCTTTTGAACATTGAGAGGAGCAACGATTGTAATGATGAAATCAACAGGAATTGTACGTAAGGTAGATGAGCTTGGACGGGTCGTTATTCCAATTGAATTGCGTCGCACCCTGGGCATTGGAGAAAAAGATGCGCTCGAGATTTACGTGGACGGTGAGCGGATCATGCTTAAGAAATACGAGCCTGCTTGCATTTTCTGCGGCAATGCTGAGAATGTAACTTACTTCAAGGGTAAAATTGTTTGCCATGAATGCATTTCGGCTATCCCTACCCCTGTGACAAACTAAAATAAATAGGGTATAATAGGAACTAATCCAATTGTTAATTCTAACCTTTTTATATCTCCTTGGCCTCCCGTTCGCGCGGGAGGTATTTTTTTTATGTGCTTTTTGGGGACTTTCCCCGGATACCCCTTTTTTTAAAAAAAATCTAACGGACCGAAAAGACCTTATTCCCACGAGAACGCCACCTTTTGCAGCGTAACGGACTCAGACGACCTTATCGTCCTTCTACGAGTCGTTTTGGAGCTGAATGGCAGGGGATAAGGTCCTTGGGGTCCGTTAATCGCCCAAGTGACGACTTTCTTCCCGGATAAAAGCACCTCAGTCCGTTACGCTAAGCCAAACGCTCATAAAGAACAACCCCCCGATTGGAACAGTTGTAATAAACTACACTAAAAACCAATAAAAGGGACAAAACAATCCATATAAGTGTACGTAATACATTTATTTCATTGGATGTTCAGATGATTAAACCCATTTTTAGGTTTTTTCTGGAATTGGAATAACTACAGACCGCAGTGTTCTAACTCCGCTCCAGCAGTTCATTATAAATATCACGCTTGGACAAACCACGGTCGGACGCTGCCTTTTTCATAGCATCCTTACGCGTTAAGCCTAAGGTTTCATAGTGAGCCACATGTTCCCCGGTACTAAGCTGGCGCCACCAGGAAGACTCGGCCAGCTCGGCCTCCTCTTTACTCTCTCCCTCCAGCACGATCACGTATTCGCCAAGCGGGGGATGCTCCTCCAGCCAGGCCAGACATTCCTCAATGCTTCCGCGCAGGAACTCCTCATACCGCTTAGTCAGCTCACGCGCTAGTGTGATCCGGCGGTTGCCGAAGGCCTCCTGCAAATGAACAAGGGTCTTGGCAACGCGGTGCGGGGACTCATAGAAGAGGAGTGTCCCTTGGGCAGAACGCAGAGGTGTCAGAACGGCACGGATATCCTTGCGCTCCCTAGGTAAGAAGCCGATGAATGTAAAGCTGGCCGTAGGCAGTCCTGAGGCAATCAAAGCCGACAATGCTGCATTCGCCCCAGGCACCGGAATCACCGGAATCTTCTGGCTGACAGCCAGAGCTACCAGATCAGCACCAGGGTCGGAAATCGCCGGCAGACCGGCATCGCTGACGAGTGCCAAATTTTTACCTTCTATTATATAGCGTATCAGCTCCGGTCCACTGGCAGCCTTGTTATGCTCATGGTAACTGAACAGCATGGACGGTGTAATTTCAAAATGGCTCAGCAGCTTACGCGTCTGCCTAGTATCCTCAGCGGCGATAATATCGCATTCCTTCAGCATGCGTACTGCACGATATGTCATATCTTCCAGATTGCCAATCGGCGTAGCCACCAGATACAGACTTCCGCATCCTTCGGGCTTCACTCCGTCATTATTATTTTGAAAGCTGCTTTGGCATTGTATGGTCATTGGCTCGTATCCTCTTTGTTCCCGTAATAAATATCCATAATCTCAGGGCAATATTGATTGTCCTCATTATATACGATTAAAGGCGGTTGTAAACGCACCTCCGGCCTCCCGTC
The window above is part of the Paenibacillus sp. FSL H8-0048 genome. Proteins encoded here:
- the yabG gene encoding sporulation peptidase YabG → MNLGDLVIRKSYGGDVTFRVDNILQNRAVIKGTEFRLLADSPLEDLVQVPPTRVTERGARAQIKATESLSWLRKDRQIQSQRSGESVSGSTGTWGPSPKEAAYFEVPGKVLHLDGDALYLKKSLSLYEQLRIPAEGHHVNESKMAETLYRLLPRVRPDIVVITGHDGVLKQQQNYDLYSLSSYKNSQNFVAAIRVAREYERNFDALTIVAGACQSHFEALLGNGANFASSPGRILIHALDPVYIAAKASFTSIRDTVNLSDVLSHTISGNQGMGGIETRGSFRIGMPQLQNLATLKVAPSVL
- the rsmA gene encoding 16S rRNA (adenine(1518)-N(6)/adenine(1519)-N(6))-dimethyltransferase RsmA — its product is MSGIENISSPTRTKAIIQRYGFSFKKSLGQNFLIDQNILDKIVDAAGLDSTAGALEIGPGIGALTERLAMTAGAVTAVEIDRRLIPILRDVLSPYSHVKIRNDDVLKVNLQELFAEDFAGRDRVSVVANLPYYVTTPILMKLLEEKLPLDNIVVMIQKEVAERMAASPGGKEYGSLSIAVQYYSEPELVCMVPRTVFIPQPNVESAVIRLKVRERPPVEVADEKHFFDVVQASFTQRRKTIANNLKARYFPEEGRERLEALLSEAGIEPSRRGETLSIEEYARLSAVLLAAGIA
- the rnmV gene encoding ribonuclease M5, producing the protein MIKELIVVEGKSDTVAVKRAVEADTIETGGSAVDSRVIAKIRLAMERRGVIILTDPDHAGERIRKIVAAKVPGCKHAFIPEKDATRKGDIGIENASPEAIRHALEHVHTSFEGAPAIIGLDELMDAGLMVHPRAAERRMQLGNLLGIGYCNGKQLYKRLAMFGITREEFAQALAQIDQGGITS
- a CDS encoding 3D domain-containing protein — translated: MGVFQPEVSHDSQSSSRSFALRLKQVNPRVVLLAGVASIVIALLILLYVHGLSKKEITLVIDGQVQTLETRETLFSDVLAKEQITLQAHDELSIGLSDEIKDGDRIVINTAQKFALTVDGKTETLFTTEDTIGQAIGKLGYSLEGLDKIYPSLDTAVSADMEIKIVRINKHVVQRTTNLPFRVIKTADPSLTKGTVRVAQAGKPGVMIQHIEKIYQDGELASMRMIGKEVQTVTKDKVIAIGTKPLPKPVVVTAKVSKPVTTSKSSKASAKASNVTSKAGVDFEYKRMIKNVSMTAYSSQEPGIGTRTASGTRVTEGRTIAVDPSVIPIGWWVYIEGLGFRRAEDTGGAIKGNKVDVYYDSLSHARNFGRKSRTLYVIGPVKPELN
- a CDS encoding TatD family hydrolase: MQLFDTHTHLDAPQFDEDREEVIARALEAGVSKMINIGFNRDTIPTTMQLAEKYDYIYAAVGWHPQDAITMKDGDLEWIASLCTHPKVVAIGEIGLDYYWDTSPKDVQHEVFRKQIGLARELKMPICIHNRDAHEDVIRILREEKAGEVGGVMHSFSGSWESAKMCLDLGFHLSFGGPITFKNARVPKEVLAQTPLDRLLIETDSPYLTPHPFRGKRNETAHVRLVAEAAAAIKGIELQELAEITYANALERFGIL
- a CDS encoding HD domain-containing protein encodes the protein MKQPLSEEKVFKDPVHNYIHVQDTIIWRLINTMEFQRLRRIRQLGTSYLTFHGAEHSRFSHSLGVYEITRRIISQFERSGYKDWMPEERLLTLCAALLHDLGHGPFSHSIEEAFEMDHEDWTCRIILEDTEITAILRDVAEDFPGKVASVISKTYEHEIVVNLVSGPLDADRMDYLLRDAYYTGVNYGTIDIDRILRMLRPYDGRVVVKESGMHAIEDYLMSRYQMYWQVYFHPVTRSSEIILRQILRRAKELVQQQHAFRFMIEPLSDLFSGEVTVGQYLLLDEALMQTAFMQWTLEEDEILSDLCSRFIHRKLYKYVEMEHLDADTIGEIRRSFAGAGLRPDYDLEIDYPTDLPYDVFRPGDGFDSKQILLLDKHERLREISEVSDIVRSISGIHRGRHHLYFPQDRLQKALPQLPASIAEIFAK
- a CDS encoding AbrB/MazE/SpoVT family DNA-binding domain-containing protein, giving the protein MMKSTGIVRKVDELGRVVIPIELRRTLGIGEKDALEIYVDGERIMLKKYEPACIFCGNAENVTYFKGKIVCHECISAIPTPVTN
- the rsmI gene encoding 16S rRNA (cytidine(1402)-2'-O)-methyltransferase — translated: MTIQCQSSFQNNNDGVKPEGCGSLYLVATPIGNLEDMTYRAVRMLKECDIIAAEDTRQTRKLLSHFEITPSMLFSYHEHNKAASGPELIRYIIEGKNLALVSDAGLPAISDPGADLVALAVSQKIPVIPVPGANAALSALIASGLPTASFTFIGFLPRERKDIRAVLTPLRSAQGTLLFYESPHRVAKTLVHLQEAFGNRRITLARELTKRYEEFLRGSIEECLAWLEEHPPLGEYVIVLEGESKEEAELAESSWWRQLSTGEHVAHYETLGLTRKDAMKKAASDRGLSKRDIYNELLERS